The Lactuca sativa cultivar Salinas chromosome 2, Lsat_Salinas_v11, whole genome shotgun sequence genome includes a window with the following:
- the LOC128132317 gene encoding ATP synthase subunit b, chloroplastic-like yields MESLSHSSLVECIINHFFWYEELIMNPLISAASVIAAGLVVGLASIGPGVGQGTAAGQAVEGIARQPEAEGKIRDNRKQRILNTFRNSEELREGAIEQLEKARARLRKVEIEADQFRVNGYSEIEREKLNLIDSTYKTLEQLENYKNETINFEQQKASNQVRQRVFQQALQGALGTLNSCLNSELHLHTISANIGILGALKEITD; encoded by the exons ATGGAATCATTAAGTCATAGTTCATTGGTTGAATGTATCATTAACCATTTTTTTTGGTACGAGGAACTTATCATGAATCCACTGATTTCTGCTGCTTCCGTTATTGCTGCTGGATTGGTTGTAGGGCTTGCTTCTATTGGACCTGGAGTTGGTCAAGGTACTGCTGCAGGTCAAGCTGTAGAAGGTATCGCGAGACAGCCCGAGGCGGAGGGAAAAATACGAG ATAATCGAAAACAGAGAATCTTGAATACTTTTAGAAATTCAGAAGAATTGCGCGAGGGGGCCATCGAACAGCTGGAAAAAGCCCGGGCTCGCTTACGGAAAGTAGAAATAGAAGCAGATCAGTTTCGTGTGAATGGATACTCTGAGATAGAGCGAGAAAAATTGAATTTGATTGATTCAACTTATAAGACTTTGGAACAActagaaaattacaaaaatgaaaCTATAAATTTTGAACAACAAAAAGCGAGTAATCAAGTCCGACAACGGGTTTTCCAACAAGCCTTACAAGGAGCTCTAGGAACTCTGAATAGTTGTTTAAACAGCGAGTTACATTTACATACTATCAGTGCCAATATTGGCATATTGGGGGCTTTGAAAGAAATAACGGATTAG
- the LOC128132185 gene encoding ATP synthase subunit a, chloroplastic-like — MNVLSCSINTLNGLYDISGVEVGQHFYWKIGGFQVHGQVLITSWVVIAILLASATLAVRNPQTIPTSGQNFFEYVLEFIRDVSKTQTGEEYGPWVPFIGTMFLFIFVSNWSGALLPWKIIQLPHGELAAPTNDINTTVALALLTSVAYFYAGLSKKGLGYFGKYIQPTPILLPINILEDFTKPLSLSFRLFGNILDDELVVVVLVSLVPSVVPIPVMFLGLFTSGIQALIFATLAAAYIGESMEGHH, encoded by the coding sequence ATGAATGTTCTATCATGTTCCATCAACACACTAAATGGGTTATACGATATATCCGGTGTGGAAGTAGGCCAACATTTTTATTGGAAAATCGGGGGTTTCCAAGTCCACGGCCAAGTACTTATTACTTCTTGGGTTGTAATTGCTATCTTATTAGCTTCAGCCACTCTAGCCGTTCGGAACCCACAAACCATTCCGACCAGCGGTCAGAATTTCTTCGAATATGTCCTTGAATTTATTCGAGATGTGAGTAAAACTCAAACTGGAGAAGAATATGGTCCTTGGGTTCCTTTTATTGGAActatgtttctatttatttttgtttctaattgGTCAGGCGCCCTTTTACCTTGGAAAATCATACAATTACCTCATGGGGAGTTAGCCGCCCCCACGAATGATATAAATACTACTGTTGCTTTGGCTTTACTCACATCAGTGGCATATTTCTATGCGGGTCTTAGCAAAAAAGGATTAGGTTATTTCGGTAAATATATTCAACCAACTCCAATTCTTTTACCTATTAACATCTTAGAAGATTTCACAAAGCCCCTATCACTTAGTTTTCGACTTTTCGGAAATATATTAGACGATGAATTAGTAGTTGTTGTTCTTGTTTCTTTAGTACCTTCAGTGGTTCCTATCCCTGTCATGTTCCTTGGATTATTTACAAGTGGTATTCAAGCTCTTATTTTTGCAACTTTAGCTGCGGCTTATATAGGTGAATCCATGGAGGGCCACCATTGA